The following proteins are co-located in the Pedobacter sp. FW305-3-2-15-E-R2A2 genome:
- a CDS encoding alpha-L-fucosidase: MNKKTLLSFLFLLLFFSENKAQESKTQDKNNAKKMEWFTDAKLGIFIHWGIYSVNGISESWAFFNNYINHDNYMKQLDGFNAASYQPEEWVKLIKESGAKYSVITTKHHDGISLWDTKAPNATTTIKHSAAKKDLISPFVKALKASGLKTGLYFSLPDWSYPDYDVFTREHKRYKLTEEPKRWNKYLSYYHKQLDELSANFKPDLLWFDGDWEHSGEEWQAQKVLKGLRSYNPNIIINSRLNGHGDYETPEQGIPVVRPAGDYWELCYTMNDSWGYQPYDYKYKSPNMIVRTLVDCISMGGNLLLDIGPKPDGTLPEQQVKVLKGLARWTQKHGEAIYGTRAGIPAGHFDGKTSLSKDHKTLYLYADWAPYDGILYLKGIQSKVKSAKVVGNNNNVVLSKNGNDLTLKISENSVDADVTVLALQFDEPLKLEKQTSVSVNLREKKKESGKQQITEIANALQDGNNPFLNTKLAVDGLGFETEKKNLNPEVYHWITKNAEGLFQTGKGLPEGHYQGNSALSADKKTVYLFVEGQPTGPIALKGIKNKIARIRIVGEGTMMEPEIYNKLYWSAIPGIIYIPVPQDRLDKSLTVIAVLLDGEVDLYREKVGAIESNL, encoded by the coding sequence ATGAACAAGAAGACCTTACTGTCTTTTCTGTTTTTGCTGCTGTTCTTTTCAGAGAACAAGGCACAGGAAAGCAAAACCCAGGACAAGAACAATGCTAAAAAAATGGAATGGTTTACCGATGCCAAACTGGGGATATTTATCCATTGGGGCATTTATTCGGTCAACGGAATTTCCGAATCCTGGGCATTTTTCAATAATTACATCAACCATGATAATTACATGAAACAATTGGATGGCTTTAATGCCGCCAGTTACCAACCCGAAGAATGGGTAAAGCTCATTAAAGAAAGTGGTGCCAAATATTCGGTCATTACTACTAAACATCATGATGGCATCTCTTTATGGGACACTAAAGCGCCTAACGCAACGACGACCATCAAACATAGCGCTGCAAAAAAAGACCTCATCAGCCCCTTTGTAAAAGCCTTAAAAGCTTCGGGATTAAAAACAGGATTGTATTTCTCTCTGCCCGACTGGAGTTATCCGGATTATGATGTTTTCACAAGAGAACATAAAAGATACAAGCTGACCGAAGAGCCTAAGCGATGGAACAAATACCTGAGCTATTACCATAAACAGCTGGATGAGCTTTCGGCTAATTTCAAACCGGACCTTTTATGGTTTGATGGAGATTGGGAACATTCAGGCGAAGAATGGCAGGCGCAAAAAGTGCTCAAAGGATTGCGCAGCTATAATCCCAACATCATCATCAATTCCAGACTCAACGGACATGGCGATTATGAAACTCCTGAACAGGGAATTCCAGTGGTAAGACCTGCCGGAGATTACTGGGAACTGTGCTATACGATGAATGATTCCTGGGGTTATCAGCCTTACGATTATAAATACAAATCCCCGAATATGATTGTCAGAACGTTGGTAGACTGTATCAGTATGGGTGGAAATTTACTGCTTGACATCGGTCCTAAACCAGATGGAACCCTACCTGAACAACAGGTAAAAGTGCTTAAAGGATTGGCCCGCTGGACGCAAAAACATGGAGAAGCAATTTACGGAACCCGTGCAGGAATTCCGGCAGGACATTTCGACGGAAAAACAAGCCTTTCCAAAGACCATAAAACATTATATCTATATGCAGACTGGGCACCATATGATGGAATTTTATACCTTAAAGGCATTCAGTCTAAAGTTAAATCTGCTAAAGTTGTCGGCAATAACAACAATGTCGTACTCAGCAAAAACGGAAATGACCTTACCTTAAAAATCTCCGAAAACTCAGTTGACGCTGATGTAACCGTACTTGCTCTTCAATTTGATGAACCTTTAAAACTGGAAAAACAAACCAGTGTCAGCGTAAACCTGAGGGAAAAGAAGAAAGAATCCGGCAAACAACAGATCACCGAAATTGCCAATGCATTGCAGGATGGAAACAATCCCTTCTTAAACACCAAACTGGCGGTAGACGGACTAGGATTTGAAACAGAAAAGAAAAACCTGAACCCTGAAGTATACCACTGGATCACTAAAAATGCAGAAGGCTTGTTTCAAACCGGAAAAGGACTTCCTGAAGGACATTATCAGGGCAACAGTGCCTTATCTGCTGATAAAAAAACCGTTTATCTTTTTGTAGAAGGACAGCCAACAGGGCCAATCGCCTTAAAGGGAATTAAGAACAAAATCGCGAGGATCAGGATTGTAGGTGAAGGCACAATGATGGAGCCGGAAATATATAATAAATTGTATTGGAGTGCGATTCCGGGTATCATTTACATTCCGGTTCCCCAAGATCGCCTGGACAAGAGTTTAACGGTTATTGCGGTTCTTCTGGACGGAGAAGTAGATTTATACCGGGAAAAAGTAGGGGCAATTGAAAGTAATTTATAA
- a CDS encoding helix-turn-helix domain-containing protein: MKPQLLKVSNNLVNSFSARRDKVPYINNRWHYHAEVELIYFKKGNGTQFIGDNIKRFRSGDVVLVGAHLPHYWRFDDSYFNEDEKNNADVVVVHFNENFWGSHFLNLPENKALKLTLEKAQRGIQIPDKNKKAIGELIESILLSEGSKRIILLMEALLAIENCTPNHLLSSIGFRHDFEEIENDRINAIYNYSLANFKRKIQMEEMASVANISPNSFCRYFKSRTRKTYTQFISEIRVGHACKLLIEDSMNVKQICYESGFHNFASFHKHFKIITGKSPLTYQKSYLQK; the protein is encoded by the coding sequence ATGAAGCCACAACTACTCAAAGTTTCAAATAACCTTGTGAATTCATTTAGTGCAAGAAGAGATAAGGTTCCTTATATCAACAACCGCTGGCATTACCATGCCGAGGTTGAGCTGATCTATTTCAAAAAGGGCAATGGCACTCAGTTTATCGGCGACAACATCAAGCGTTTCCGATCCGGCGATGTCGTTCTTGTAGGTGCACACCTGCCCCATTACTGGAGGTTCGACGACAGCTATTTTAATGAAGATGAGAAGAACAATGCTGATGTAGTCGTAGTGCATTTCAATGAAAACTTCTGGGGAAGTCATTTCTTAAACCTTCCGGAGAATAAAGCGTTAAAGCTAACCCTGGAAAAAGCACAAAGAGGGATTCAAATTCCCGATAAGAACAAAAAAGCCATTGGGGAGCTGATCGAGTCCATCTTGCTTTCTGAGGGCTCTAAACGCATCATCTTATTGATGGAAGCCTTGCTGGCCATTGAAAATTGTACCCCAAACCACCTGCTTTCTTCCATCGGTTTCCGTCATGACTTCGAGGAAATTGAGAACGACCGGATCAATGCCATTTACAATTACTCCCTGGCCAACTTCAAAAGAAAAATCCAGATGGAAGAAATGGCTTCCGTCGCCAATATCAGTCCGAATTCCTTTTGCAGGTATTTTAAATCAAGGACCAGAAAAACCTATACCCAGTTTATCAGTGAAATCAGGGTGGGACATGCTTGCAAACTGCTGATTGAGGACAGCATGAATGTGAAGCAGATCTGTTATGAAAGTGGCTTCCACAACTTCGCCAGTTTCCATAAACATTTCAAAATCATCACCGGAAAAAGCCCTTTAACTTATCAGAAGTCCTATTTACAAAAATAA
- a CDS encoding sulfatase-like hydrolase/transferase yields MIKRTWKASVMVFLLPIALFPAHIQAQVTQSKAAPNVIFILTDDLGYGDIGVFFQNQRRQKANKALPFQLTPHLDQMAASGAKFTHQYSNAPVCAPSRASFMTGMNQGNASVRDNQFDKQIENNHTVATMLKAGGYATAAIGKWGLQGETKEEPNWPAHPSKRGFDQFFGYMRHADGHEHYPYEGLYRGKKQVWDNYTDVAAELSKCYTTDLWTAYAKKWIVDHEQGKDAKQPFFMFLAYDAPHAVLELPTQAYPKGGGLKGGLQWTGKGGSMINTASGEIDTYVHPDYANATYDDDQNAGTPEKAWPDTYKRYATANRRIDDAIGDLTQLLQDLNIAENTLVIFTSDNGPSIESYLPKGFAPNSPEFFGSFGPFDGIKRDVWEGGLRMPVLASWPGHIAPGKTISSPSMLSDWMATFAEAAKIPVPARTDGVSLLPSLTGKGKQEAGQVYVEYTEGGRTPDFKSFEESRRGRKRDQMQMIRFGDLVGVRYQIKSAEDDFEIYNVVTDPRETKNLAAGPAYQKIQEKMKAKVLQGRRVDSEAPRPYDGAAIPASPISKGLKPGLNWRFFKGDFPWVISEKGRATPQKGGAESLKPVPVGTADGMVLYEAYFKAPKDGNYTFSLQTKGKAYVRLHEAELLDADFGYTSGKEIFTTVKLKAGYHPVKIYALKNGGKKEELVLKYKEGTSDWSLLSNKNLYGVKYLL; encoded by the coding sequence ATGATTAAAAGAACCTGGAAAGCCTCAGTAATGGTTTTTCTGCTCCCTATTGCCCTTTTTCCTGCCCATATTCAGGCGCAGGTTACCCAATCAAAAGCTGCCCCGAATGTCATTTTCATCCTTACCGATGATCTTGGATACGGTGATATTGGTGTTTTTTTTCAAAATCAGCGCCGGCAGAAAGCGAATAAAGCATTGCCTTTTCAATTGACACCACATTTGGATCAGATGGCTGCTTCCGGTGCTAAGTTTACCCATCAGTATAGCAATGCCCCGGTTTGTGCCCCTTCCAGGGCTTCATTTATGACCGGAATGAATCAGGGCAATGCCAGTGTAAGAGATAACCAGTTCGACAAACAGATCGAAAATAACCATACCGTTGCCACGATGTTAAAAGCAGGTGGATATGCCACTGCAGCTATTGGAAAATGGGGTTTGCAGGGCGAAACAAAAGAGGAACCCAACTGGCCGGCCCATCCTTCAAAACGTGGTTTTGATCAGTTCTTTGGTTATATGAGACATGCCGATGGCCACGAGCATTATCCCTATGAAGGATTATATCGGGGCAAAAAGCAGGTCTGGGACAATTATACCGATGTTGCTGCGGAGCTGAGTAAATGTTATACCACAGATTTGTGGACTGCCTATGCGAAAAAATGGATCGTAGACCATGAACAGGGGAAAGATGCGAAACAACCTTTCTTCATGTTTCTGGCTTATGATGCCCCTCATGCCGTATTGGAATTGCCCACTCAGGCCTATCCTAAAGGAGGCGGTTTGAAAGGCGGATTGCAATGGACCGGAAAGGGAGGAAGCATGATCAATACCGCTTCCGGAGAGATTGATACCTATGTGCATCCGGATTATGCGAATGCCACCTATGACGATGATCAGAATGCCGGTACTCCTGAAAAGGCCTGGCCGGATACGTATAAACGCTATGCAACGGCAAACAGAAGGATCGATGATGCCATTGGCGATTTGACCCAATTGCTTCAGGATTTGAATATTGCAGAAAACACACTGGTGATTTTTACCTCTGATAATGGTCCTTCCATAGAATCGTACCTTCCAAAGGGATTTGCCCCTAACAGTCCTGAATTTTTTGGAAGCTTTGGCCCTTTCGACGGGATCAAAAGAGATGTCTGGGAAGGTGGATTGAGAATGCCTGTACTGGCCAGCTGGCCGGGGCATATTGCTCCCGGAAAAACCATCAGCAGCCCCAGTATGTTGTCCGATTGGATGGCGACTTTCGCAGAGGCAGCAAAGATCCCTGTTCCGGCAAGAACGGATGGCGTATCGTTATTGCCTTCCCTTACCGGAAAAGGCAAACAAGAAGCCGGACAGGTTTATGTAGAATATACCGAAGGCGGAAGAACGCCGGATTTTAAATCGTTTGAAGAAAGCCGGAGAGGAAGGAAGCGTGATCAGATGCAGATGATTCGTTTCGGGGATTTGGTGGGCGTCCGTTACCAGATCAAATCTGCCGAAGATGATTTTGAGATTTACAATGTCGTTACCGATCCTAGGGAGACAAAGAACCTTGCTGCTGGTCCTGCCTATCAAAAGATTCAGGAAAAAATGAAGGCTAAGGTCTTGCAGGGAAGGAGAGTAGATTCCGAAGCTCCCCGCCCTTATGATGGAGCTGCCATTCCTGCTTCGCCCATTTCCAAAGGACTCAAGCCTGGTTTGAACTGGCGCTTTTTTAAAGGTGATTTTCCATGGGTAATCTCCGAAAAAGGAAGAGCGACGCCGCAAAAAGGAGGGGCTGAAAGTTTAAAGCCGGTTCCTGTCGGTACTGCGGATGGGATGGTCCTGTATGAAGCCTATTTTAAGGCGCCTAAGGATGGAAACTATACTTTCTCTCTTCAGACGAAAGGTAAAGCTTATGTACGGTTACATGAGGCAGAATTACTGGATGCGGACTTTGGATATACGTCGGGTAAAGAAATTTTTACAACAGTGAAGTTGAAAGCGGGATATCATCCGGTTAAAATTTATGCGTTGAAAAACGGTGGAAAAAAGGAAGAATTGGTGCTGAAGTATAAAGAAGGCACATCTGATTGGTCATTGTTAAGCAACAAAAACCTGTATGGTGTAAAATATTTGCTTTAA
- a CDS encoding UbiX family flavin prenyltransferase, which yields MNKKKIIVAITGASGSIYAKLLLDNLLKLSDQIEKVGVVMSDNAKEVWRFELGNEDYDLYPFTFYPKMDFNAPFASGSAKFDTMIIIPCSMGTLGRIAHGISNDLISRAADVVLKERRKLIAVVRDTPFSLIHINNMKTVTEAGGIICPASPSFYSLPKSIEEVAQTVVSRVIDLAGLSMDSYRWNEE from the coding sequence ATGAATAAGAAGAAAATCATCGTTGCCATCACCGGAGCCAGTGGTTCCATTTATGCTAAATTACTCCTGGATAACCTGCTGAAGCTTTCTGACCAGATTGAAAAGGTAGGGGTGGTGATGTCCGACAATGCGAAGGAAGTCTGGCGCTTTGAACTGGGCAATGAAGACTATGATCTTTACCCTTTCACTTTTTACCCGAAAATGGATTTCAATGCCCCCTTTGCTTCGGGCTCTGCAAAATTTGACACTATGATTATCATTCCATGTTCCATGGGAACGCTGGGAAGAATTGCACATGGCATCTCCAATGACCTCATCAGCCGGGCGGCAGATGTGGTCTTGAAAGAACGCCGGAAATTGATCGCCGTAGTGCGGGATACGCCTTTCAGCCTCATTCACATCAATAATATGAAGACGGTAACGGAAGCAGGCGGGATTATTTGTCCGGCAAGTCCTTCCTTTTACAGCCTTCCAAAGAGCATTGAAGAAGTGGCGCAAACGGTGGTCAGCCGTGTGATCGACCTGGCGGGGCTTAGTATGGATAGTTACCGCTGGAATGAGGAATAA
- the mtaB gene encoding tRNA (N(6)-L-threonylcarbamoyladenosine(37)-C(2))-methylthiotransferase MtaB, with the protein MKKVAFYTLGCKLNFSETSTIGRLFTDAGYAVVDFTAAADVYVINTCSVTEHADKKCRKVVKEALKYAPNAYITIVGCYAQLKPVEIAEIEGVDMVLGAAEKFRIVEYISDLTKQPKAVIHQQNIEKVNHNFIAAYSIGDRTRTFLKVQDGCDYPCTYCTIPLARGGSRSDTIENVVNRATQIAESGVKEIVLTGVNLGDFGIRDGQREDKFFDLVKALDEVEGIERIRISSIEPNLLSNEIIEFVAHSKRFVPHFHIPLQSGSNKILGLMKRRYQRELYTERVATIKALIPNCCIGVDVIVGFPGETHEDFLDTYQFLNELDISYLHVFTYSEREQTAAADMKGRVAGSTRADRSKMLHILSDKKRRAFYQSQIGTVGQVLFEDDQKDGFMHGFTKNYVKVKAKYDPVMVNEIKTVKLIELTADGEVEVAETEEVLAH; encoded by the coding sequence ATGAAGAAGGTTGCGTTTTATACACTGGGTTGTAAGTTAAATTTTTCTGAAACTTCCACTATAGGCAGGTTATTTACCGATGCCGGCTATGCAGTCGTGGATTTTACAGCGGCAGCAGATGTGTATGTGATCAATACCTGCTCCGTAACGGAACATGCCGACAAGAAATGCCGGAAGGTGGTTAAGGAAGCACTTAAATATGCACCTAATGCCTACATCACCATTGTGGGCTGTTATGCGCAGCTTAAACCGGTGGAGATTGCCGAAATTGAAGGCGTGGATATGGTCTTGGGCGCAGCGGAGAAGTTCCGCATCGTCGAGTACATCTCTGACCTGACCAAACAGCCTAAAGCCGTTATTCATCAGCAGAACATTGAGAAAGTAAACCATAACTTTATTGCAGCCTATTCTATCGGCGACAGAACCCGGACTTTCTTAAAAGTTCAGGACGGTTGCGATTATCCATGTACCTATTGTACCATTCCACTTGCCCGTGGCGGAAGCCGCAGTGATACCATAGAAAATGTGGTGAACCGCGCCACGCAAATCGCAGAAAGTGGTGTGAAAGAGATCGTATTGACCGGGGTTAACCTGGGTGATTTCGGAATCAGAGATGGCCAGAGGGAAGATAAATTCTTCGACCTGGTCAAAGCATTGGATGAAGTGGAAGGCATTGAACGAATCAGGATCTCTTCCATAGAGCCGAATTTACTGAGCAATGAGATCATTGAGTTTGTAGCCCATTCTAAACGCTTTGTACCGCATTTCCATATTCCATTACAATCCGGATCCAATAAGATCTTAGGATTGATGAAAAGACGTTACCAGAGAGAACTCTATACTGAACGTGTAGCGACGATCAAAGCATTGATTCCAAATTGCTGTATCGGGGTGGATGTGATCGTTGGATTTCCAGGCGAAACGCATGAAGACTTTTTAGATACTTATCAGTTCTTAAACGAACTGGACATTTCTTATTTGCACGTGTTTACTTATTCTGAACGTGAGCAGACTGCTGCAGCGGATATGAAAGGCCGTGTAGCCGGAAGCACCAGGGCAGACCGCAGTAAAATGTTGCACATCCTGTCGGACAAAAAACGCAGAGCTTTTTACCAGTCGCAGATTGGTACAGTAGGACAAGTGCTTTTTGAAGATGATCAGAAAGATGGTTTCATGCATGGTTTTACTAAAAACTATGTGAAAGTGAAAGCGAAATATGACCCGGTGATGGTAAATGAGATCAAAACTGTAAAATTGATCGAACTTACTGCTGATGGGGAGGTAGAAGTTGCAGAAACCGAAGAAGTTTTAGCGCATTAA
- a CDS encoding prolipoprotein diacylglyceryl transferase family protein yields MFPTVSHFIEYLFGVQVPLPFNTFGVFVALAFIAGYWAFTQEFKRKEALGLLHPIKKLITVGKPATTIELIYNGIFGFLIGYKLVYALLNYKLFVSDAQTVLLSTKGSLLGGLFFAGLFAYWDHKEKNRHKLPAPKTVEVTQHPYELMGNMIVWAAVWGFLGAKIFDNLEHWDTFVQDPIGSLLSFSGLTFYGGLICGGAAVLYIAKKNNVKILHMLDIGGPGMMLAYSVGRIGCHMSGDGDWGITNLNPKPFSWLPDWMWAYTYPNNVANEGNLIPGCVGKFCHELAAPVYPTPIYEVIVCFILFLILWKIRDRIKLPGMMFGIYLMMNGLERFFVELIRVNTKYDVAGIRFTQAELISSILFLSGLLLVLYSVKNKEKHANY; encoded by the coding sequence ATGTTTCCAACCGTATCTCATTTTATAGAATATCTTTTCGGTGTTCAGGTACCCCTTCCTTTTAATACATTTGGCGTTTTTGTAGCGCTGGCATTTATCGCAGGTTACTGGGCTTTTACCCAGGAATTCAAACGTAAAGAGGCCCTGGGTCTTTTACATCCGATAAAAAAACTGATCACTGTTGGTAAGCCGGCAACGACTATCGAGTTGATCTATAATGGTATTTTCGGTTTCCTGATTGGCTATAAACTGGTCTACGCTTTATTAAATTATAAACTTTTTGTAAGTGATGCCCAAACGGTATTGCTGTCTACTAAAGGAAGTCTGCTTGGCGGACTATTCTTTGCCGGTCTTTTTGCTTACTGGGACCATAAAGAAAAAAACAGACATAAATTACCTGCTCCTAAAACGGTGGAGGTGACGCAACACCCTTACGAGCTGATGGGCAATATGATTGTCTGGGCAGCGGTATGGGGCTTTTTAGGCGCTAAAATATTCGATAACCTCGAGCATTGGGATACTTTTGTTCAGGACCCGATCGGAAGTTTGCTGTCTTTCAGCGGACTTACTTTTTACGGTGGTTTGATCTGTGGTGGTGCTGCAGTATTGTACATCGCCAAAAAGAACAATGTAAAAATCTTACACATGCTGGACATTGGTGGTCCCGGAATGATGCTGGCTTACAGTGTCGGCAGGATCGGTTGTCATATGTCGGGCGACGGGGATTGGGGAATTACCAATCTTAACCCTAAACCTTTTAGCTGGCTTCCTGACTGGATGTGGGCTTATACTTATCCAAACAATGTGGCCAATGAAGGGAATCTTATTCCCGGTTGTGTCGGTAAATTTTGTCATGAGTTAGCTGCTCCGGTATATCCAACGCCTATTTATGAGGTGATTGTTTGTTTTATCTTATTCCTTATTCTCTGGAAGATCCGTGACCGCATTAAACTGCCGGGCATGATGTTCGGGATTTACCTGATGATGAATGGCCTGGAGCGTTTCTTTGTGGAACTGATCAGGGTGAATACGAAATACGATGTTGCCGGAATCCGTTTTACACAGGCGGAATTAATTTCCAGCATCCTATTCCTTTCAGGTCTGCTTCTGGTACTCTATTCTGTGAAGAATAAAGAAAAGCATGCAAATTATTAA
- a CDS encoding inositol monophosphatase family protein: MNYELLCSKVIAITRLTGNFIRKESMNFDANAVEFKGLNDLVSYVDKTAEKQLVRNLAKLIPGAGFTTEEETINSRGAVYNWIIDPLDGTTNFIHGIPTYAISVALYEDDQPVIGVVYEINRGEMFFTYKGGAAYLNNKEIQVSTRTSLADSLLATGFPYYQFDKQAQYLQLFSEMMQKCHGLRRIGSAATDLAYVACGRFDAFFEYNLNAWDVAAGAYLVQQAGGNIMNFSGGTEFLEKREILASNGLIHEEILATMNTHFNS; this comes from the coding sequence TTGAATTACGAATTACTCTGTTCTAAAGTAATTGCCATCACACGGCTGACGGGCAATTTTATCCGCAAGGAGTCCATGAATTTTGACGCAAATGCAGTAGAATTCAAAGGGCTGAACGACCTGGTGTCCTATGTAGATAAAACGGCGGAGAAGCAATTGGTGAGAAATTTAGCCAAGCTGATTCCGGGTGCAGGATTTACAACAGAAGAAGAAACGATCAACAGCAGGGGAGCGGTGTACAACTGGATTATAGATCCTTTAGATGGTACGACTAACTTTATCCATGGAATTCCTACCTATGCCATCAGTGTGGCGCTTTACGAGGACGACCAGCCGGTTATAGGAGTGGTGTATGAGATCAATAGAGGAGAGATGTTCTTTACCTATAAAGGTGGGGCAGCGTACCTGAACAATAAGGAAATCCAGGTTTCTACAAGGACCTCACTGGCGGATAGTTTGCTCGCTACCGGTTTCCCTTATTACCAGTTTGATAAGCAGGCACAATACCTGCAGCTTTTCTCTGAAATGATGCAAAAATGCCATGGACTGAGAAGGATTGGTTCGGCAGCAACAGACCTTGCTTATGTGGCCTGTGGCAGGTTCGATGCCTTTTTTGAATACAACCTGAATGCCTGGGATGTGGCAGCAGGAGCTTATCTTGTACAGCAGGCAGGAGGAAATATCATGAACTTCTCCGGCGGAACAGAGTTTCTGGAGAAAAGAGAAATACTGGCCAGCAACGGATTGATCCATGAGGAAATTCTTGCGACCATGAACACGCACTTTAATAGCTAG
- a CDS encoding NifU family protein, giving the protein MTINVYTEQTPNPATMKFMVNKLLINGSEDFATKESAEHSPFAKELFKFNFVNGVFFASNFVTITKTEDAEWADIEPILKEFVKGAVESEYKIKEETSEAPTAFEGTDLEIKIQQILHDYVRPAVEQDGGAISYKSFEEGVVTVELRGSCSGCPSSTITLKSGIQNLLQRMVPEVKEVVSEAL; this is encoded by the coding sequence ATGACGATCAACGTATATACAGAACAAACCCCTAATCCTGCCACCATGAAGTTCATGGTCAATAAGTTATTGATCAACGGCAGTGAAGATTTTGCGACTAAAGAGAGTGCTGAGCATTCCCCTTTTGCGAAGGAACTGTTCAAGTTCAACTTTGTGAACGGCGTTTTTTTTGCAAGTAACTTTGTGACCATCACCAAGACTGAAGATGCAGAATGGGCAGATATTGAGCCTATTTTGAAAGAATTCGTAAAAGGTGCGGTAGAGTCAGAATATAAAATCAAAGAAGAAACGAGCGAAGCGCCTACAGCTTTCGAAGGAACAGACCTGGAGATCAAAATTCAACAGATCCTTCACGATTATGTACGTCCGGCAGTAGAACAGGATGGCGGTGCCATCAGCTATAAATCATTTGAAGAAGGTGTCGTTACTGTAGAGCTTAGAGGTTCATGCAGTGGATGTCCATCCTCTACCATTACTTTAAAATCAGGTATCCAGAACTTATTGCAACGCATGGTTCCTGAGGTAAAAGAAGTGGTATCTGAAGCCTTGTAA
- the purB gene encoding adenylosuccinate lyase: MNLSPLQAISPIDGRYRNTTQSLSKYFSESALIKYRVYVEVEYFISLCEIGLPGLAQFDKANYGKLRLIHEQFNDDHAQEIKDTEKITNHDVKAVEYFIKKQFDELGFQDYKEFIHFGLTSQDINNTAIPYTFKLALNEVYYPNISGLISRIKELATDWKDIPLLAHTHGQPASPTKLGKEFLVFAERLEIQLNNLKNIPNSAKFGGATGNFNAHHIAYPSINWVDFSNNFVNEVLGLSRAQHTTQIEHYDQFAAQCDALKRINNIIIDLDRDIWAYISKNYFKQKIKEGEVGSSAMPHKVNPIDFENAEGNAGVANALFEFFAAKLPISRLQRDLTDSTVLRNVGVPMAHTVIAIASTLRGLNKLLLNNEAIATDLENNWAVVAEAIQTVLRREAYPNPYEALKDLTRTNQKITAETMATFIDGLNVNEAIKTELKQITPFNYTGVF; encoded by the coding sequence ATGAATTTATCTCCACTTCAAGCTATTTCTCCAATAGATGGCCGTTATAGAAACACTACTCAAAGCCTATCTAAATACTTTTCTGAATCTGCCCTCATCAAATACAGGGTATATGTAGAAGTAGAGTATTTCATTTCACTATGTGAAATCGGATTACCTGGATTAGCTCAATTTGATAAAGCCAACTATGGAAAACTACGCCTGATTCATGAACAATTTAATGATGATCATGCGCAGGAGATCAAAGACACAGAGAAAATCACCAATCACGACGTTAAAGCAGTAGAATATTTCATCAAGAAACAATTTGATGAACTGGGTTTCCAGGACTATAAAGAGTTCATCCATTTTGGATTAACTTCTCAGGACATCAACAATACTGCCATCCCTTATACTTTCAAGCTGGCACTGAATGAAGTTTATTATCCGAACATCAGCGGACTGATCAGCAGAATTAAAGAGCTGGCTACAGACTGGAAAGATATTCCGCTATTGGCGCATACCCACGGACAACCAGCCTCTCCTACCAAACTGGGAAAAGAATTCCTGGTATTTGCAGAACGTTTAGAAATTCAGTTGAACAACCTTAAAAACATCCCGAACAGTGCTAAGTTCGGTGGTGCTACAGGAAACTTCAATGCACACCATATTGCTTACCCTTCCATTAACTGGGTAGATTTCTCCAACAACTTCGTCAATGAAGTATTGGGATTAAGTCGCGCGCAACATACCACACAAATTGAACATTACGATCAGTTTGCTGCACAGTGTGATGCCTTAAAGCGAATCAACAACATCATCATTGATCTTGACCGCGACATCTGGGCCTATATCTCTAAAAATTACTTCAAACAAAAGATCAAAGAAGGAGAAGTAGGTTCATCAGCGATGCCGCATAAAGTAAATCCTATCGATTTCGAAAACGCGGAAGGAAATGCTGGTGTAGCCAATGCTTTATTTGAATTCTTCGCAGCGAAACTGCCGATCTCCCGTTTACAGAGAGACCTGACTGATTCTACCGTATTGAGAAATGTAGGTGTTCCTATGGCACATACCGTAATCGCCATCGCTTCTACGTTAAGAGGATTGAACAAATTGTTGTTAAACAATGAAGCAATCGCTACAGACTTAGAAAACAACTGGGCAGTAGTGGCAGAGGCCATTCAAACGGTTTTGAGAAGAGAAGCTTATCCGAATCCGTACGAGGCTTTAAAAGACCTGACACGTACCAATCAAAAGATCACCGCAGAGACAATGGCGACCTTTATTGACGGCTTAAATGTTAATGAGGCGATTAAAACAGAGTTAAAGCAAATCACTCCATTTAACTATACCGGAGTATTTTAG